A single genomic interval of Festucalex cinctus isolate MCC-2025b chromosome 16, RoL_Fcin_1.0, whole genome shotgun sequence harbors:
- the focad gene encoding focadhesin isoform X4 encodes MEALKVRLDFHSSIIQVQAVRRLVAAVLKEKDQTGQLSMSSSQGSALETLWEQCCSDCAVVRSACCDAVVLLVDQDHADLHHVLDRILNLLPSAQNVRGLVQVVGRLLQMQADHRDRDAPFTCPYGIRSSPHPFITALENRPNCWTAILTVIDDFVQQAVDRNEAAYVAMLVPFLRFLYCEPERRPEHGLLRQGLLQTLVPAHPLATPGNQNKEQDENSPVSDGLLLCLCQLVPRVPVDGVEAVLELHWFVRVLLPSLSAKRQEPPWSSESVCLLLRLLCACQRCLSFSGDFRPLVGLMAELIPTCGQAVPLDELLMGVALLLLEAPAAQQSCLLSLVQTLVPEHTEPSHWMSPVLVLPVMQLLSCSDLSEPLAERRTHDLNQKLAQSVLHSITRQTAEPQQCHLPERRLLTPWLSEVRAAASTLGQAVRQPSFAVDWLVSLASALQSKQRLPSSLALVLSHLLVSGRDGVCRLALDAVRAVAAADPQQVPSLLPVLLFKLRKEKDPCLTHAVLECLPNLGTHKLCVPAVLQTLGMLASNPKLKALAMRLTTALWKKQVARRPLENPSSVKRDGAFLFVFLFFFLFLHQDRVYPELQRLLAQPDNSVVTAKETQWEQVVARAACLRDVCRERPYQHGSDMLAAIALTLKQCTRADQVTPAVLALQGLQELCRAEVVDIVSTWRSLGPELRCDSRPLMVKVVSQLLALLPQLAVKSEEYEKLNEEAVSFLWHYAVNKDPEVARCGFRALADFPEAVHTINHLPEAARPAVTPPEREDEEQDGMEEEKDLSVGGSSYVKLLTLTPAPALPALELFLTSLVKQEMSQMPRGVYFSALRGGGLRSDQGKTVAGIPAFMLKSYEKNKQPGLKPGLAAGLLLCYELPQQTDREGRPMQRHLLSRSRSYQQTMAALIHEVNIQPSEWHRALLLPQAWRAFMNRTFHAVLEGRRADLEMQRKKDQEDQEELQYNQHCAWMWARDHLADSIKRATKDSPVVQGNSVLALSGLAAVVAKYERNMPTDNDAGLKAGPEFVPTSSWLAMVLDTLLSIISSSYKAKGQVFPCYLHRSYSGENTASAIARSCASLALSLLVPVLVLWHQDSLSQVLWALRAGLPASPAAADSQAVQFHSGLALGMVLSGLHQQRLSDISPQKDSDLLLDALSALEACSFDTDAEYNTGCTLGLGLVLSALCNGGQTHQRDRVTEILDKLMCALQDRGEQGRMMQEVLAYSVACVCVSAFSGDIIDPSKADEVVGTLRTLTEESQQTPGFSVALGLAVHGLSLCGHGKAEDLQPRLLAAWVKILLAEGCPTMQRLAAVNGLVALVGSENYLIQLKSEMELSSNQQSRLNEVIRAVSQIVTFSGAIGLQSNCACLLGHLHLSHMFTSHSHAAVPQDFSYLTEKSVIRAVVDLLTEAGKKGPDFAHPSVVQTALTPLASVGTGVQYPPVNWSAILSPLMRLRFGEEVQHQCLALAAAQVQYSQSASLFLGSWLSSPLVYSLSYQTRAFLYENLSSWMKHVPEDKLHFFVDTLGLQTFREDLGPQRLSLRHSLLRGLAQAMAAPDPPRACWTMLCSATEKIFSLLPNQIQDSEVDFYVGVAKCLSEMSDTEIDRVAVVTETQMEKTCFVLAYLASRGRIPLLALNDVIASVLRGWPSHRVGWILLQTFYQCRLAASVTTGVSKRMEWLLELMGLIRNVVYGTAAVTCANIKTAVYH; translated from the exons ATGGAGGCCTTAAAGGTGCGACTTGACTTCCATAGCTCCATCATACAAGTCCAG GCGGTGCGAAGGCTTGTTGCTGCTGTGCTTAAAGAGAAGGACCAGACTGGACAACTTAGCATGTCCTCCAGTCAG GGCTCTGCATTGGAGACCCTGTGGGAGCAGTGCTGCAGCGACTGCGCTGTGGTGCGCTCGGCCTGCTGCGACGCTGTCGTGCTGCTGGTGGATCAAGACCACGCCGACCTTCACCACGTCCTCGACAGGATCCTCAACTTGCTGCCCTCTGCTCA GAACGTCCGGGGGTTGGTCCAAGTCGTGGGCAGGCTGCTCCAGATGCAGGCGGACCACCGAGACCGGGACGCCCCCTTCACGTGTCCTTACGGGATCAG GAGCAGTCCTCACCCATTCATAACGGCCCTGGAGAACCGTCCCAATTGCTGGACCGCCATTCTCACCGTCATCGATGACTTTGTTCAGCAGGCTGTTGACAG AAACGAAGCCGCCTACGTGGCCATGCTGGTCCCCTTTCTACGCTTCCTCTACTGCGAACCCGAGAGGCGGCCCGAGCACGGCCTCCTCCGACAGGGTCTCCTCCAGACGCTCGTCCCCGCACATCCGCTCGCTACGCCCGGCAATCAAAACAAGGAGCAGGACGAGAACTCGCCGGTGTCCGACGGTTTGCTTCTGTGCCTCTGTCAGCTGGTGCCGCGCGTGCCC GTGGACGGCGTGGAGGCGGTGCTGGAGCTTCACTGGTTCGTCCGCGTTCTGCTTCCCAGTCTGTCGGCAAAGCGCCAGGAACCGCCGTGGAGCAGCGAGAGCGTTTGTCTGCTGCTCCGGCTGCTGTGCGCATGTCAGCGCTGCCTCAGCTTCAGCGGAGACTTTCGACCTCTCGTCGGCTTGATGGCCGAGCTCATCCCGACATGCGGGCAG GCGGTGCCTTTGGACGAGCTGTTAATGGGTGTAGCCTTGCTCCTGTTGGAGGCCCCCGCGGCACAGCAGAGTTGCCTGCTCAGTCTcg TACAAACTTTAGTCCCCGAGCACACCGAGCCGTCCCATTGGATGAGTCCGGTCCTGGTTCTGCCCGTGATGCAGCTCCTGTCCTGTTCGGATCTCTCCGAGCCGCTGGCGGAGCGCCGCACGCACGATCTCAACCAGAAACTGGCTCAGAGCGTTTTGCACAGCATTACCAGGCAGACCGCCGAACCCCAACAG TGTCATCTACCAGAAAGGCGTCTTCTGACTCCTTGGTTGAGTGAAGTGAGAGCGGCCGCGTCGACGCTCGGCCAGGCGGTCCGGCAGCCATCGTTTGCCGTCGACTGGCTCGTCTCGCTCGCCTCGGCCCTGCAGTCAAAGCAGCGGCTGCCGAGCTCCCTCGCGCTCGTCCTCAGCCACCTCCTCGTCAGCGGTCGGGATGGCGTCTGCCGGTTGGCCTTGGACGCCGTACGAGCCGTTGCGGCCGCCGACCCCCAGCAG GTCCCGTCCCTTCTGCCGGTGCTGCTGTTCAAGCTGAGGAAAGAAAAGGATCCATGCCTGACTCACGCGGTGCTTGAATGTCTGCCAAATCTCGGGACTCACAAG CTATGTGTGCCGGCGGTCCTGCAGACTCTCGGCATGCTCGCCAGCAACCCGAAACTCAAAGCGCTGGCCATGCGGCTGACTACGGCTCTTTGGAAGAAACAGGTGGCTCGGCGACCGTTGGAAAATCCTTCCAGCGTCAAACGTGATGGagcgtttttgtttgtgtttttgtttttctttttgtttttgcaccagGACCGCGTTTACCCCGAGCTGCAGCGTCTGCTGGCTCAGCCGGACAACAGCGTGGTGACGGCGAAGGAAACGCAATGGGAGCAAGTTGTGGCCAGAGCGGCCTGCCTTCGAGACGTCTGCCGAGAGAG GCCTTACCAGCATGGAAGTGACATGTTGGCGGCCATTGCGTTGACTCTGAAGCAGTGCACGCGAGCCGACCAGGTGACCCCCGCAGTGCTCGCCCTCCAAGGACTACAGGAGCTGTGCCGTGCAGAG GTAGTGGACATCGTGTCAACTTGGAGAAGTCTCGGACCGGAACTGAGGTGCGACTCTCGTCCACTGATGGTCAAGGTCGTTTCTCAGCTTCTGGCTTTGCTTCCCCAACTCGCTGTCAAGTCCGAGGAGTACGAG aaactaAATGAGGAAGCAGTCAGCTTTCTGTGGCATTACGCTGTCAACAAG GATCCAGAGGTGGCCAGATGTGGTTTTCGGGCCTTGGCAGACTTCCCAGAAGCCGTTCACACAATAAATCATCTTCCAGAGGCA GCCAGGCCTGCCGTCACGCCGCCCGAGCGCGAAGACGAGGAGCAGGATGGGATGGAGGAGGAGAAAGACCTCTCCGTCGGCGGCTCGTCGTATGTGAAGTTGCTGACTCTCACGCCCGCGCCTGCTCTACCAG CCTTGGAGCTTTTTCTGACGTCGCTCGTCAAGCAGGAGATGAGCCAGATGCCGAGGGGCGTGTATTTTTCTGCCCTGCGGGGAGGCGGCCTGCGTTCGGACCAGGGGAAAACCGTGGCGGGGATCCCAGCCTTCATGTTGAAGTCTTACGAGAAGAACAAGCAGCCCGGGCTCAAGCCAGGCCTTGCAG CTGGCCTGTTGCTTTGCTACGAGCTACCGCAGCAGACGGATCGCGAAGGCCGACCcatgcagcgccacctcctCAGCCGCAGTCGTAGTTATCAACAAACAATGGCCGCCCTCATCCACGAA GTGAACATTCAGCCGTCCGAATGGCACCGCGCGCTGCTCCTGCCTCAGGCGTGGCGCGCTTTCATGAATCGCACTTTCCACGCCGTCCTCGAG GGTCGACGTGCTGATCTGGAAATGCAGCGCAAAAAAGACCAAGAGGACCAAGAAGAACTGCAGTACAACCAACATTGCGCCTGGATGTG GGCCAGAGATCACTTGGCGGATTCCATCAAACGTGCAACAAA GGATAGTCCAGTCGTTCAGGGAAACTCCGTACTGGCTCTGAGCGGCCTGGCTGCCGTCGTGGCCAAATACGAACGCAACATGCCGACGGATAACGACGCCGGGCTCAAA GCTGGGCCGGAGTTTGTACCCACGAGTAGCTGGTTGGCAATGGTGCTCGACACCCTGCTCAGCATCATCAGCAGCAGCTACAAGGCCAAAGGACAAGTTTTTCCATGCTACCTGCAT CGCTCCTATTCGGGCGAGAACACGGCGAGCGCCATCGCTCGCTCCTGCGCTAGCCTGGCGCTGTCCTTGCTGGTGCCGGTGCTGGTTCTATGGCACCAAGACAGCCTGAGCCAGGTCTTGTGGGCGCTCCGGGCCGGCCTGCCCGCTTCTCCCGCCGCCGCCGACTCTCAGGCCGTTCAGTTCCACTCCGGCCTGGCTCTCGGCATGGTGCTGTCCGGCTTACATCAGCAACGCCTCAG TGACATTTCTCCTCAAAAGGACTCTGATCTGCTCCTCGACGCGCTCTCGGCTCTGGAAGCTTGCTCTTTCGACACCGATGCAGAGTACAA TACCGGTTGCACGTTGGGTCTGGGTCTGGTGCTTTCAGCTCTCTGCAATGGCGGGCAGACGCACCAGCGCGACCGTGTGACCGAGATATTGGACAAACTCATGTGCGCCCTGCAAGACCGCGGCGAGCAGGGGCGCATGATGCAGGAG GTTTTGGCCTACTCGGTGGCGTGCGTCTGCGTCTCGGCCTTCAGCGGTGACATCATCGATCCCTCCAAGGCCGACGAGGTTGTGGGTACTTTGCGCACCTTGACGGAGGAGAGCCAGCAG ACACCAGGTTTCTCCGTGGCTCTGGGCCTGGCGGTCCACGGCCTGTCTCTGTGCGGCCACGGCAAAGCGGAGGACCTCCAACCTCGTCTCCTCGCCGCTTGGGTCAAGATTTTACTGGCAGAG ggTTGTCCCACCATGCAGCGCCTGGCTGCTGTTAACGGACTGGTGGCTTTAGTGGGATCTGAGAATTACCTCATTCAG CTCAAGAGCGAAATGGAGCTTTCCTCCAATCAGCAGAGCCGACTTAACGAGGTCATTCGGGCCGTATCGCAG ATCGTAACCTTCTCAGGAGCGATCGGCTTGCAGTCCAACTGTGCCTGCCTGCTGGGCCACTTGCATTTGTCGCACATGTTCACCAGTCACAGTCACGCGGCAG TGCCTCAGGATTTTAGTTACCTCACGGAGAAAAGTGTCATCAGGGCTGTCGTGGATTTGCTCACAGAGGCGGGAAAGAAAG GTCCTGATTTTGCACATCCAAGTGTGGTCCAAACGGCATTGACGCCCCTGGCCTCGGTCGGAACCGGCGTCCAGTACCCGCCGGTCAACTGGAGCGCAATCCTGTCCCCTCTGATGAGACTCCGTTTTG GTGAAGAGGTTCAGCATCAATGTTTGGCGTTGGCTGCAGCTCAAGTTCAGTATTCGCAGAGCGCTTCGCTCTTTCTGGGCTCCTGGCTGTCCTCGCCTCTCGTGTACAGTCTCAGC TACCAAACAAGGGCCTTCCTGTACGAGAATCTCTCCTCGTGGATGAAGCACGTCCCCGAGGACAAGTTGCACTTCTTCGTGGACACTCTGGGCCTGCAGACCTTCCGGGAGGACCTCGGACCGCAGCGTCTCTCCCTGCGTCACTCCTTGCTGCGGGGCCTCGCGCAGGCTATGGCCGCGCCCGACCCCCCCAGAGCGTGTTGGACCATGCTGTGTTCCGCCACCGAAAAGATCTTCAGCCTGCTGCCCAACCAGATACAG GATAGTGAAGTGGATTTCTATGTGGGAGTTGCCAAATGTTTGTCGGAGATGTCTGACACCGAGATTGACCGCGTTGCAGTTGTCACCGAG ACCCAGATGGAGAAAACCTGCTTCGTCTTGGCTTACCTGGCATCTCGGGGCAGGATTCCCCTGCTGGCTCTGAACGACGTCATCGCCAGTGTACTCCGCGGTTGGCCGAGCCACCGAGTGGGTTGGATCCTCCTGCAAACGTTTTACCAGTGTCGCC
- the focad gene encoding focadhesin isoform X3 — translation MEALKVRLDFHSSIIQVQAVRRLVAAVLKEKDQTGQLSMSSSQGSALETLWEQCCSDCAVVRSACCDAVVLLVDQDHADLHHVLDRILNLLPSAQNVRGLVQVVGRLLQMQADHRDRDAPFTCPYGIRSSPHPFITALENRPNCWTAILTVIDDFVQQAVDRNEAAYVAMLVPFLRFLYCEPERRPEHGLLRQGLLQTLVPAHPLATPGNQNKEQDENSPVSDGLLLCLCQLVPRVPVDGVEAVLELHWFVRVLLPSLSAKRQEPPWSSESVCLLLRLLCACQRCLSFSGDFRPLVGLMAELIPTCGQAVPLDELLMGVALLLLEAPAAQQSCLLSLVQTLVPEHTEPSHWMSPVLVLPVMQLLSCSDLSEPLAERRTHDLNQKLAQSVLHSITRQTAEPQQCHLPERRLLTPWLSEVRAAASTLGQAVRQPSFAVDWLVSLASALQSKQRLPSSLALVLSHLLVSGRDGVCRLALDAVRAVAAADPQQVPSLLPVLLFKLRKEKDPCLTHAVLECLPNLGTHKLCVPAVLQTLGMLASNPKLKALAMRLTTALWKKQDRVYPELQRLLAQPDNSVVTAKETQWEQVVARAACLRDVCRERPYQHGSDMLAAIALTLKQCTRADQVTPAVLALQGLQELCRAEVVDIVSTWRSLGPELRCDSRPLMVKVVSQLLALLPQLAVKSEEYEKLNEEAVSFLWHYAVNKDPEVARCGFRALADFPEAVHTINHLPEAARPAVTPPEREDEEQDGMEEEKDLSVGGSSYVKLLTLTPAPALPALELFLTSLVKQEMSQMPRGVYFSALRGGGLRSDQGKTVAGIPAFMLKSYEKNKQPGLKPGLAAGLLLCYELPQQTDREGRPMQRHLLSRSRSYQQTMAALIHEVNIQPSEWHRALLLPQAWRAFMNRTFHAVLEGRRADLEMQRKKDQEDQEELQYNQHCAWMWARDHLADSIKRATKDSPVVQGNSVLALSGLAAVVAKYERNMPTDNDAGLKAGPEFVPTSSWLAMVLDTLLSIISSSYKAKGQVFPCYLHRSYSGENTASAIARSCASLALSLLVPVLVLWHQDSLSQVLWALRAGLPASPAAADSQAVQFHSGLALGMVLSGLHQQRLSDISPQKDSDLLLDALSALEACSFDTDAEYNTGCTLGLGLVLSALCNGGQTHQRDRVTEILDKLMCALQDRGEQGRMMQEVLAYSVACVCVSAFSGDIIDPSKADEVVGTLRTLTEESQQTPGFSVALGLAVHGLSLCGHGKAEDLQPRLLAAWVKILLAEGCPTMQRLAAVNGLVALVGSENYLIQLKSEMELSSNQQSRLNEVIRAVSQIVTFSGAIGLQSNCACLLGHLHLSHMFTSHSHAAVPQDFSYLTEKSVIRAVVDLLTEAGKKGPDFAHPSVVQTALTPLASVGTGVQYPPVNWSAILSPLMRLRFGEEVQHQCLALAAAQVQYSQSASLFLGSWLSSPLVYSLSYQTRAFLYENLSSWMKHVPEDKLHFFVDTLGLQTFREDLGPQRLSLRHSLLRGLAQAMAAPDPPRACWTMLCSATEKIFSLLPNQIQDSEVDFYVGVAKCLSEMSDTEIDRVAVVTETQMEKTCFVLAYLASRGRIPLLALNDVIASVLRGWPSHRVGWILLQTFYQCRLAASVTTGVSKRMEWLLELMGLIRNVVYGTAAVTCANIKTATDFLFQVFAAAVVSWGDHSVPLLLGVRSRWFPWNAASKPAALTHALYGAESLTEEGALPRCLLGLPRSLPALLDKEPWNCHLHKFIEWLLSIVEGPEQSLSSTTVDVARAALLALRHFPELKKKSVWTRAYGW, via the exons ATGGAGGCCTTAAAGGTGCGACTTGACTTCCATAGCTCCATCATACAAGTCCAG GCGGTGCGAAGGCTTGTTGCTGCTGTGCTTAAAGAGAAGGACCAGACTGGACAACTTAGCATGTCCTCCAGTCAG GGCTCTGCATTGGAGACCCTGTGGGAGCAGTGCTGCAGCGACTGCGCTGTGGTGCGCTCGGCCTGCTGCGACGCTGTCGTGCTGCTGGTGGATCAAGACCACGCCGACCTTCACCACGTCCTCGACAGGATCCTCAACTTGCTGCCCTCTGCTCA GAACGTCCGGGGGTTGGTCCAAGTCGTGGGCAGGCTGCTCCAGATGCAGGCGGACCACCGAGACCGGGACGCCCCCTTCACGTGTCCTTACGGGATCAG GAGCAGTCCTCACCCATTCATAACGGCCCTGGAGAACCGTCCCAATTGCTGGACCGCCATTCTCACCGTCATCGATGACTTTGTTCAGCAGGCTGTTGACAG AAACGAAGCCGCCTACGTGGCCATGCTGGTCCCCTTTCTACGCTTCCTCTACTGCGAACCCGAGAGGCGGCCCGAGCACGGCCTCCTCCGACAGGGTCTCCTCCAGACGCTCGTCCCCGCACATCCGCTCGCTACGCCCGGCAATCAAAACAAGGAGCAGGACGAGAACTCGCCGGTGTCCGACGGTTTGCTTCTGTGCCTCTGTCAGCTGGTGCCGCGCGTGCCC GTGGACGGCGTGGAGGCGGTGCTGGAGCTTCACTGGTTCGTCCGCGTTCTGCTTCCCAGTCTGTCGGCAAAGCGCCAGGAACCGCCGTGGAGCAGCGAGAGCGTTTGTCTGCTGCTCCGGCTGCTGTGCGCATGTCAGCGCTGCCTCAGCTTCAGCGGAGACTTTCGACCTCTCGTCGGCTTGATGGCCGAGCTCATCCCGACATGCGGGCAG GCGGTGCCTTTGGACGAGCTGTTAATGGGTGTAGCCTTGCTCCTGTTGGAGGCCCCCGCGGCACAGCAGAGTTGCCTGCTCAGTCTcg TACAAACTTTAGTCCCCGAGCACACCGAGCCGTCCCATTGGATGAGTCCGGTCCTGGTTCTGCCCGTGATGCAGCTCCTGTCCTGTTCGGATCTCTCCGAGCCGCTGGCGGAGCGCCGCACGCACGATCTCAACCAGAAACTGGCTCAGAGCGTTTTGCACAGCATTACCAGGCAGACCGCCGAACCCCAACAG TGTCATCTACCAGAAAGGCGTCTTCTGACTCCTTGGTTGAGTGAAGTGAGAGCGGCCGCGTCGACGCTCGGCCAGGCGGTCCGGCAGCCATCGTTTGCCGTCGACTGGCTCGTCTCGCTCGCCTCGGCCCTGCAGTCAAAGCAGCGGCTGCCGAGCTCCCTCGCGCTCGTCCTCAGCCACCTCCTCGTCAGCGGTCGGGATGGCGTCTGCCGGTTGGCCTTGGACGCCGTACGAGCCGTTGCGGCCGCCGACCCCCAGCAG GTCCCGTCCCTTCTGCCGGTGCTGCTGTTCAAGCTGAGGAAAGAAAAGGATCCATGCCTGACTCACGCGGTGCTTGAATGTCTGCCAAATCTCGGGACTCACAAG CTATGTGTGCCGGCGGTCCTGCAGACTCTCGGCATGCTCGCCAGCAACCCGAAACTCAAAGCGCTGGCCATGCGGCTGACTACGGCTCTTTGGAAGAAACAG GACCGCGTTTACCCCGAGCTGCAGCGTCTGCTGGCTCAGCCGGACAACAGCGTGGTGACGGCGAAGGAAACGCAATGGGAGCAAGTTGTGGCCAGAGCGGCCTGCCTTCGAGACGTCTGCCGAGAGAG GCCTTACCAGCATGGAAGTGACATGTTGGCGGCCATTGCGTTGACTCTGAAGCAGTGCACGCGAGCCGACCAGGTGACCCCCGCAGTGCTCGCCCTCCAAGGACTACAGGAGCTGTGCCGTGCAGAG GTAGTGGACATCGTGTCAACTTGGAGAAGTCTCGGACCGGAACTGAGGTGCGACTCTCGTCCACTGATGGTCAAGGTCGTTTCTCAGCTTCTGGCTTTGCTTCCCCAACTCGCTGTCAAGTCCGAGGAGTACGAG aaactaAATGAGGAAGCAGTCAGCTTTCTGTGGCATTACGCTGTCAACAAG GATCCAGAGGTGGCCAGATGTGGTTTTCGGGCCTTGGCAGACTTCCCAGAAGCCGTTCACACAATAAATCATCTTCCAGAGGCA GCCAGGCCTGCCGTCACGCCGCCCGAGCGCGAAGACGAGGAGCAGGATGGGATGGAGGAGGAGAAAGACCTCTCCGTCGGCGGCTCGTCGTATGTGAAGTTGCTGACTCTCACGCCCGCGCCTGCTCTACCAG CCTTGGAGCTTTTTCTGACGTCGCTCGTCAAGCAGGAGATGAGCCAGATGCCGAGGGGCGTGTATTTTTCTGCCCTGCGGGGAGGCGGCCTGCGTTCGGACCAGGGGAAAACCGTGGCGGGGATCCCAGCCTTCATGTTGAAGTCTTACGAGAAGAACAAGCAGCCCGGGCTCAAGCCAGGCCTTGCAG CTGGCCTGTTGCTTTGCTACGAGCTACCGCAGCAGACGGATCGCGAAGGCCGACCcatgcagcgccacctcctCAGCCGCAGTCGTAGTTATCAACAAACAATGGCCGCCCTCATCCACGAA GTGAACATTCAGCCGTCCGAATGGCACCGCGCGCTGCTCCTGCCTCAGGCGTGGCGCGCTTTCATGAATCGCACTTTCCACGCCGTCCTCGAG GGTCGACGTGCTGATCTGGAAATGCAGCGCAAAAAAGACCAAGAGGACCAAGAAGAACTGCAGTACAACCAACATTGCGCCTGGATGTG GGCCAGAGATCACTTGGCGGATTCCATCAAACGTGCAACAAA GGATAGTCCAGTCGTTCAGGGAAACTCCGTACTGGCTCTGAGCGGCCTGGCTGCCGTCGTGGCCAAATACGAACGCAACATGCCGACGGATAACGACGCCGGGCTCAAA GCTGGGCCGGAGTTTGTACCCACGAGTAGCTGGTTGGCAATGGTGCTCGACACCCTGCTCAGCATCATCAGCAGCAGCTACAAGGCCAAAGGACAAGTTTTTCCATGCTACCTGCAT CGCTCCTATTCGGGCGAGAACACGGCGAGCGCCATCGCTCGCTCCTGCGCTAGCCTGGCGCTGTCCTTGCTGGTGCCGGTGCTGGTTCTATGGCACCAAGACAGCCTGAGCCAGGTCTTGTGGGCGCTCCGGGCCGGCCTGCCCGCTTCTCCCGCCGCCGCCGACTCTCAGGCCGTTCAGTTCCACTCCGGCCTGGCTCTCGGCATGGTGCTGTCCGGCTTACATCAGCAACGCCTCAG TGACATTTCTCCTCAAAAGGACTCTGATCTGCTCCTCGACGCGCTCTCGGCTCTGGAAGCTTGCTCTTTCGACACCGATGCAGAGTACAA TACCGGTTGCACGTTGGGTCTGGGTCTGGTGCTTTCAGCTCTCTGCAATGGCGGGCAGACGCACCAGCGCGACCGTGTGACCGAGATATTGGACAAACTCATGTGCGCCCTGCAAGACCGCGGCGAGCAGGGGCGCATGATGCAGGAG GTTTTGGCCTACTCGGTGGCGTGCGTCTGCGTCTCGGCCTTCAGCGGTGACATCATCGATCCCTCCAAGGCCGACGAGGTTGTGGGTACTTTGCGCACCTTGACGGAGGAGAGCCAGCAG ACACCAGGTTTCTCCGTGGCTCTGGGCCTGGCGGTCCACGGCCTGTCTCTGTGCGGCCACGGCAAAGCGGAGGACCTCCAACCTCGTCTCCTCGCCGCTTGGGTCAAGATTTTACTGGCAGAG ggTTGTCCCACCATGCAGCGCCTGGCTGCTGTTAACGGACTGGTGGCTTTAGTGGGATCTGAGAATTACCTCATTCAG CTCAAGAGCGAAATGGAGCTTTCCTCCAATCAGCAGAGCCGACTTAACGAGGTCATTCGGGCCGTATCGCAG ATCGTAACCTTCTCAGGAGCGATCGGCTTGCAGTCCAACTGTGCCTGCCTGCTGGGCCACTTGCATTTGTCGCACATGTTCACCAGTCACAGTCACGCGGCAG TGCCTCAGGATTTTAGTTACCTCACGGAGAAAAGTGTCATCAGGGCTGTCGTGGATTTGCTCACAGAGGCGGGAAAGAAAG GTCCTGATTTTGCACATCCAAGTGTGGTCCAAACGGCATTGACGCCCCTGGCCTCGGTCGGAACCGGCGTCCAGTACCCGCCGGTCAACTGGAGCGCAATCCTGTCCCCTCTGATGAGACTCCGTTTTG GTGAAGAGGTTCAGCATCAATGTTTGGCGTTGGCTGCAGCTCAAGTTCAGTATTCGCAGAGCGCTTCGCTCTTTCTGGGCTCCTGGCTGTCCTCGCCTCTCGTGTACAGTCTCAGC TACCAAACAAGGGCCTTCCTGTACGAGAATCTCTCCTCGTGGATGAAGCACGTCCCCGAGGACAAGTTGCACTTCTTCGTGGACACTCTGGGCCTGCAGACCTTCCGGGAGGACCTCGGACCGCAGCGTCTCTCCCTGCGTCACTCCTTGCTGCGGGGCCTCGCGCAGGCTATGGCCGCGCCCGACCCCCCCAGAGCGTGTTGGACCATGCTGTGTTCCGCCACCGAAAAGATCTTCAGCCTGCTGCCCAACCAGATACAG GATAGTGAAGTGGATTTCTATGTGGGAGTTGCCAAATGTTTGTCGGAGATGTCTGACACCGAGATTGACCGCGTTGCAGTTGTCACCGAG ACCCAGATGGAGAAAACCTGCTTCGTCTTGGCTTACCTGGCATCTCGGGGCAGGATTCCCCTGCTGGCTCTGAACGACGTCATCGCCAGTGTACTCCGCGGTTGGCCGAGCCACCGAGTGGGTTGGATCCTCCTGCAAACGTTTTACCAGTGTCGCC